In Xylanibacter ruminicola 23, a single genomic region encodes these proteins:
- a CDS encoding putative toxin-antitoxin system toxin component, PIN family produces the protein MRRIVLDTNCLLQSLPSSSPYHKIWADILDGQIQLCVNTEILNEYEEIISSKTTREIAHNVVEAIARLSTTLFQDSFYHFGLITSDTDDNKFVDCAIAANAEYIVTNDKHFDVLKNIPWPKLAVITIIEFINQL, from the coding sequence ATGAGGCGAATCGTTCTTGATACCAACTGCCTTCTGCAGTCGCTCCCCTCTAGCAGCCCGTATCATAAGATATGGGCAGATATACTTGATGGGCAAATACAACTGTGCGTTAATACTGAGATATTGAACGAATATGAAGAGATAATATCTAGCAAAACAACAAGAGAGATTGCCCACAATGTTGTAGAAGCTATTGCAAGATTAAGTACGACTTTGTTTCAAGATTCTTTTTACCATTTTGGCCTAATAACATCAGATACAGATGATAATAAGTTCGTTGATTGTGCTATTGCTGCCAATGCAGAGTATATCGTTACTAACGATAAGCATTTTGATGTACTGAAAAACATCCCCTGGCCAAAGCTTGC